The DNA segment ACCTCATCTAAGCTGATCATTTGAGAGAAATCACTCATAATAGTGTCGATTTCCCTATACGATAGTGATTTAAGCGACCTGACATAATTCATGATGCTTGATTGCTTGTTTTTTTCATCTAATTTATCCATTCCGTATTTTTTCAGAGTTATTCGTGAGTCAACGGTATTGATTTCAGTTGATTTCCATATCAAGAACCCAAGCCTTTCCTGCCAAAATGTTGACGTTGATGAGATGTAATTTACGGGAACAAATATTAATGCAGGACAGTGATATTTTTGAAGTAATGGAAATGCATACTCATAGTTATCAGACCATCCATCATCAAAGGTAATTATGCATTTAGGTTCAGATATCTTAGCGTTATTATTTAAAATATCTGCAATCCCTTTAGTATCTTCTATTGTAAATAATTTTGTTACGATACTAAGGTGCATATCAAAATTGGCAGGATCTACCATAATAGCCTGGTGTGAAAAACTAAGATTTCTTTTTTTATAGGGTAGTACCCTGTGATACGTAATAATGACTATTTTATTTGATAATTTTGTTTTTATTAAATATTCAGTTATACCGGTATAGTATAAGATATAAGCAATAATCCTTTTAATAATACGAAACAGTTTTGAGACTATGTTTCTCATATGAAAGTATTTTTTATTTTTTCCTCAAAATCAATATATTTCCGAATGCTGGGCCCGGTATTTTTATATATTTAAACCAAATCTTGTTAAAGTAATGGATTACTTTTTTTAATACGCTTGATGATACCACCCAATACAATTCAGTGAATTGACCTGCTCTCCTTGATACCAGCTCAAGACCATGTTTTTCAAACTCTTTGACGTACCAATCTATATTTGCCTGTCTTGTCATTAAGCGACCATCACCTGTTTCTTCCCAGTTTTCTATACCTGCATCGACAATATTGACTACCGCTTTTTCGCGTCCTAGGATTTTTTTCAATAACCTGATTGCGATTGTCTGCAATGAATGCATATTACCTTCGCTTATCGCAAGTATGCCTCCTCTTTTAACAATTCTCGACAGTTCAGATATCGCTTTATCAACATCAGGAATGTGCATTAATACTCCCCAACATAAAACCTTGCTAAACGATTCGTCTTCTATTGTTAATTTGGTTAAATTTTCACACCTGAGTTCTATCTTGTCGTCATAGTCAGATCCAGCTAATCCCTTTCTAGCTAAATCAAGTGCGGACTCAGAAAGATCTGTTCCTACGACCTGATAGCCCCGGTCTACTAAATTTTTAGACTTTGCGCAGCTGCCACATCCAGCGTCCAATACTTGGTCACCGTCTATTTGCTCAAAAGAATCGCGTATGAAGTCAAAAGCCATGTTGTAAAATAACTCATTATCTGGCGTTCTGTAATTATCCACCCACTCGTCATGAATCGAATTTTGTTGTAATGTCTTTTCTGCATCATTTGAGTTTTGTGTAGTCACTGTTGTAGTCTCATCACTAAAGTTTTACAGAGTAATTTGAGGAAATCATATACTGTAAATATTTCTCCACAGTAAATAATTTACAGTCGTCCAGATTATTTCTGACATATCTGACTTTCCAGACATGTGATCTTTGTACCGATTTCGAACGTATGCCAGGTCTATATTTTCATCATTTTTTGTATCATATAAAACCTCTTTTACCATTTTACCAAATCCGCTACCATCTCTTATCCAGTCAGACAATGGCACACCAAAACCAGATTTTCTACGATAAATCAGTTCTTTTGGTAAATACTTCTCTGCAATGTTTTTTATGAGCATTTTTGTATTTGTCTTTTCTATTTTTACAGATGAGGGTATCGAGTTTGCAAACTCCACTAATCTGTAATCAATAAATGGTACCCTGGCTTCAACACTAGCACCCATGCTCATTTTATCCTGCCTGTTTAGAATTGATACTAGATATGTTAACTGGTCTTGTATCGAAACCATATCCATGGTCTTCTCATAGTTCATCATTGAAGAAGAAACATGTTTTCTATAATCAAGATTAATACTTTGATCATTCAACGCAATTTTTTCTACCGAGTCATATTTATTAACAGCAGAATTAAGCATTAATAATAACTCTTTATCAAAACTTGAATAGTCACTTAATTTTGTAAAGCGATGATCAGATATTACTTTTGATAATAATCTCAATATTGGTGACATCACCCATGATAACCTTCTGAACTTATTTATTAATTCAGGAATAAAATATCTTGGATAACCCAAAAAGAGTTCGTCTGCCCCCTCTCCAGTTAACACTACTGTCACGTGCTCCTTTGCCAATTCGCTCAGTGCTAATATGTGTACAGAATTTGAGAAATGAAGCGGTTCATCATTTAACGTTATGGATCTATTGAGTAAACCAGCAAAATCATCACTATTCAGTACAAGCTCATGGTGTTTTGTGCCATATTTGTCCGAAACTATCTTTGCGTATCTTGACTCATCATAGTTCTCTTCGTTAAAGCCAACAGAGAATGTATTCATATTGTTGCCGGCAATACCAGCAGCTATTGCAGTTACAAGACTGGAATCTATTCCACCACTGCAAAATGTACCAAGCGGTACTTCACTCATTAATCGAATGTTTATAGCATCCTTGAGCAAGGATTCAATGCCTTCCATAGCTGAGACTTTATCTAGAGATTTATCCTGCTTTATGGCCTGCAAATTCCAGTATTTTACAATATTAACTTGATTGTTTTTCACGACCATATAGTGGCCAGGAAGAAGCGAATGAATCTGGCTGAACATTGTATTTGGACCAGCAACACCTCTAAACATGAAATATTCATATATAGATTGAGTATTCAATTCACCTCTGATATCACCGTACTCCAGAATTGCCTTAATCTCTGAAGCAAAGTAAAAACCACTTTCTATATGGCTGTAATAGATAGGCTTGATACCCATCCTATCTCTTGCCAGGAACAATGATTTATCAATTTCATTATAAATAGCAAAAGCAAACATACCATTTAAATACTTCAAACAGTCAAATCCATACTCAATGTAAAGGTATATAATTACCTCAGTATCTGATTCGGTATTGAACGAATATCCTTTTTTTACCAAATCTTTTTTTAGCTCTAAGTAATTGTAGATTTCTCCGTTGAATACTATCCAATATTTATTACTACTATCCGTCATTGGTTGGTGGCCAGTGGAAAGTCCTATAATACTTAGCCTTCTATGAGCAATGCCAAGTGATCCTGAGACATATTGACCACTGTCATCCGGCCCTCTATAAGAAAATATATCTGTCATTGCTTGCAGCTTTGACTTGTCGACACTCTTAGATGAGTCTGCATATAGTACACCGGCTATTCCACACATCTTTTATTATTCCTGTTAAATATTCATGTCTACATTGGAAATAACCCACTTAAACTTACCTGTTGCTGTGCGTTCAAGTTCTTGTACCATCTCTATAGAGACTTTGGTATCTTTTCCCAACCTTTCTGATAGGCTGTGTAACAATTCATTTTTATCGTGTTCAGTAAAATTGTCATCTGTTCTAAGTTTGACAGTTATATTGTCAATATCATTTTGGATTATCTGAGACTCCAATATGGAAGTCAGCGGCTTAAAAGGGTGGGTAAGTACTGATGGCGATATCAGCCTTCCATCCTTAAGCACTATTGTATCTTCTGCCTTTGTGGTCACCTCATTAAGTAAATAATGAGCTCTACCGCATGCACACTTCTCTTGCTTAATAGCTGACATATCATTCGTTTTATAACGTATTAAAGGCATTGCAAGATTGTGTAATGAAGTTGCTACTACAGTACCTGTTTTTCCACGCTCTAATGAATTACCATCGCTATCGCATATTTCAGTAATGCCATACTCCATCCCAATGTGACCACCAGAGTGAGAGCATTCTGTTGTAAATAGTACTCTTTCAGCTGAACCGTAGTAATCATAAACCTTACAATCAAAACTTTGTTCGATTGTTTCTCTTTGAAAATCATACAAAGTTTCTGATGATGTCAGTACAGATTCCAGCTTCAGTTGTTCACCGATACTTTTCAAGTATTTTGCTAAAATGTAAACAGTTGATGGGTAACCATCCAGGGTCTTTGGTGAGAATCTTCTAAGCTCATCCAGGTAGTAATTTATATATTCAGGTTTTAAATGAAAGGATGATAGTAACAATTGATTATGAAAATAGTTGTATCTCCAAAATGGCGGGGTTTGATTGCTCAACGGTACTATGATGTTACCTCTGATCACGGCAACTTTATCGCCGAATTTACCAAGATTTACCCCAGCCCAATTATATTGCCTGTCTAACATGGCATAGTTAAAGTTAATAAGATTTTTACTATAACAAATTTCAAGTGGAGAGCCTGTTGTTCCACTTGTATGACCTCTATCAACAGTATTCATATTATATTCGTCAGACAGCAGAGCATTGAAATTATTTTTAATATTTTCCTTTGTCAAGATAGGCAGTTTTTGCAGATCATCGATAGTAGTAATATCTGATGGTTTTAATTTAAGTTTTTTCATCAATAAAGAATAATATTCTACATGCTCATAACTATACTTTATGAGGTCTCTAAGCATTGTTTCCTGATAATCTATAATTTCATTTTCATCGTACCACTGGCTCTTATCCAAGAAACTTTTTACTTTTTTGAATTCCCCACCGTACCTTTTTTTATCCAAAATAATACTATAAGTTGTTACAGCTAAATTTTGAATTGGAGCTGGTAATAAATCATATATATTCTTAAATGGGGTATCCATGGTCTATCTTAATTATTCAAACTAGTGTATTACACTTTTATACGCTGCTATTAAACCTTCAGCTATAGAAGGCCATGCATACTTCTGTTCCGCAAGAAGTCTTGCTTGTTTACCCAATTCATCTCTTCTTTCTTCATCGTTTATTAATTCGATAATACTGTTAGCGAAACCTTCATCAGTATCTTCTAAATAAACATTCAATCGATCAGTCACTTCAATTCCTTCACTACCTATTGAAGTCGACACAATTGCCTTTCCTTGTGCAAGTGCATCCAATACCTTCAGCCTTGTTCCACCGCCAACCCTTAATGGCACAACATATATGGCTGATTTAGCAACGTATGGCCTGATGTCATCAACGAATCCCAAGACTTTTATACCACTATCTTGAGATGCAATAGATAACAATTCTTTTGGCGGATCCTGACCTATTATATAAAAGTTAATTGCTGGTATTTTCTTCTTTACCATCGGCCAAATATCATTAATCAAATGCATGACTGCATCCTTATTAGCAAACATATTCATACCACCGGTATAAATAATCGCTTGCTCTTCCTTATCACCAAGCTTGGTAAAATAGTTTACATCAACACCATTTGGTACAATTGCAGTATTAACGCCTGGTGACATTTGGTTCAACTCTTCTGCATCTGTTTTTGACATCATCACATTGACGGGGTATTTTTCGCTTTCTGTTGCCTCATATTCTCTTAATCTTTTTGACTGTTTTGCAACGTAATATCTTGCAAACCAATTAGATTCAACCTTTGATCTCCTGGCCATCAAAGATGATTCTATATTGTGATGAGTAACAATACATGGAATATCACCTATACATTCTCTGTACTGAGATAAACCCACGGTATCAATATGGACAATATCGATTTTATTTTTTTCTAGAATTTCTCTAATCGTTTTTTTATATGCCGAGCTTTTATGAGCAAGCACACTAAATGGTAATGGATAGAAGAAGCCCAACAAAAACGCCAGGAATTTGTGAATCTTTGATTGCTTTGGCCACAGCTTGAAATAGTGCACCTGAGAACATATTTTCTCTAACTCCTGTTTGCTCTCTTCCAACAGCGATTCTGTGGCTATTGTATCGGGATGATGAAATGCGAGTAGGTAGACTTCATTCTCTTTTCCGATCTCTCGAATGATATTGTAGCCTCTTTGTAAAACTCCACCATGCGGAGGGTAAGGTATGATTTGTGATAAAAATAAAACTTTCATTTATTGGCTACCTAAACATTTATTAATTTTTGATACAGATCTGCATATCTAGAAGACATCTTAGCTGCCGTGAAATGCTCTTCATATCTTAACCTTGCATTTTTTCCAAGCTGTTCTCTCAACTGCTTTTTTTCTATCATTTCTGTCAAAGATGAAATCATTGCTTGGATGTTACCCGGCTCAACCACTACTCCATATTCCGGACTGTTGATGATTTTTGGCGTCTCTCCTACACTCGTTGTGACTATTGCCTTACTTGATGCCATGGCTTCAAGTAAAACCATTGACATTGCTTCCCATAGCGATGGCTGAAAGAATATATCTATTTTCGGTAGAATAACTGACGATGCTGAGTCTACCCAGCCCAAAAGATGGACATAATCCTCTAGATTGTATTTGGCTATCTCTGCTTCCAATTTAGATCTGAGAGGTCCATCTCCTGCAACAACAAAGACAAACTTGTCAGGTAGATTGTCTTTTAAAACCTTGGATACCTCAATCAAATCAAACATGCCCTTCTGTTCTATAAGTGTATTGACTGAACCAATAATCACCTTGCCTTGTTGCCTGTATCCTTCTATAGCATCAAGTTTTTTATTCTCTGTTAAAATATCCACCCCATTCCAAACAGTTGTTACTCTATTCTCCGGGATTTTATAAAATTTACATAAATCACTCTTTTGTTTCTCTGATACGGAGACTAGCTTATCAGGTACTCTCCAAAATAATTTCTCAAGTTTTGCCCTTTTCGGTTCTCTGTGTGGATAATTCCCAAAGTGAAATGTATGTACCAATTTTAGTGATGGCATCGTTAGCCTACATATTGATGCATCAATTAGAGAGTGAATGTCATGTGTATGTACAATACTGAATTGCTCTTTCTTTATAAGGTTTCTAAGGCGTAGTGATGTTAAATAGTCTGTTTTATTTATAGATTTTTTTGCAACCCCAATTACATCTGTACCTTGTTTTGCAATTCTTTCTCCTACCAAACCCATCTCTTTAAGATAACAGACCGTAATATCAAATAAATCTTTGTCGATTGTTTTGCATATATTTGCTGTAACCTCTTCGGCACCACCTATATGTAAAGTTGAATGCAATATGCATATTTTGATTTTGCTGTTATTCATGGCCACTGTTTTTAACTTATTTATCGGTTGCTAAACTTTTATTAATATTCTTTTCTTCCAGATCCAATTTATACATAAATTCAGCTGCCACAAATAACCCCACTAGCACAAATATATGAGGATAATATGTAACAGATAGGAATGCACCACCGACGGAGAATGCTACAAGGCTGGCATTCAACATTAGAAATAACTTTCTGTACTCAGACTCCACTCCAGAATCTCCTCCAGAGTCTGCATACTCCCTCATTGTTTTCATGTATTTACTGTTCCTTCTATAATTGCCAATGAGTATAGCAAGAAAGAATATGATCCCTGGCAATCCCAATTCACCGAGTATCAAAAAATAGGATGAGTGTGCTGTTAGCCATGGTAAATTCTCTGAACCATATTCAGGCGGTCTGAAATCAGTCCCTAGTTTCACTGCAAAATGGCCAGGCCCAACCCCAGTAAGCGGTTTGGCTGCCGCCATTCTTATGGCTGTCCTCCACGCTATAATTCTACCCATAGCAGATCCTTCTGATTCATAATTCCTTATTGTGTTCATCCTCTCGAAATATACGGGTGGAGCAAAAGCTAAAACTGTTACAAGTGCTCCACCTATCAGCATAATTCCCAGCAACTTCTGTCGCCCCATCCACCATAGATAAGCGAAAGTCGCCATTAAGGCCAATGACGCTCCACGGGATTGAGTACCTATAATTGCACCTATCAATATTATCAATGCAAGAATATAAAAAGATTTAGATATAAACTTCTTAGCATCCTGTATCAGAAACAAGCACATTGGTATTGTCAGCGATACTGACAGGGAAAAATCATTTCCATCACCTAGAAAGGCATTATTCCTGATATAGGATCTGGTAGCAGGCTCTAAAACCACATTTGGATTCAGGATAACAAGTAGTATATGGCTTAAGACAAAGACAATAAATATTCCCTTGATTTTATTTATGTCTGTTACTAATTTAACGATGATGTAGTACCACAACACAAAACCAAATATTAGTTTAAATTTTTTGTATGCATATTCTGTTACATCTGAAATGAATAATGATATGAATAGTAGAAATAAAAAGAACAAAAACCACTTGGTGTTGCTATGGCTGAATATTTTGCCATTACCGTTGGCACTAGCATAAAAAATAGCACCGAGTGTAACAGCCAGCGGAATAACTGAATTTAGCTTTATAGCCGCAAGTACTGGCAAGTATGCGTCTGGTCGCACATAATCCATGAAGAGAGATAGCAGTAAACCTATATACAACATATTTAAATGGCTTTATCAGTGCACTATTTCGTGATAGACATCATACAATTTATTCACTCTATTATCCTGATTATAATTTAATTTTATGTTTTCTCTTCCTAATGTTGCCATCTTGTTAAAGTGAGATTTGTTTTTAACGTATTCGGTCATCGCATTCTTCAATGATTCAACATTATTTGCCTCTATAAGGAACCCTGTTAGGTTGTGATCGACTATTTGAGAGGTCCCGCCCACATCTGTTGCTATTACCGGTATTTCCATCAACAATGACTCCAGAATTACATTTGGCATACCTTCTGTACTTGAGCTTTGAACAACCAAATCCACACCATTATAGATATTAACCATATCCTCTCTGTAACCAGTAAAAATTACTTTATCTGATATTTGTAATTCTTTTGCCATGTTGACTAATTTTTCATACTCTGGACCTATTCCAATAATTAAAAAAACAAAATCACTATTTGTTTCGCATATATATTTTGCTGCTTTTAAATAATTTTCCTGTCCCTTTTCGATACTTAATCTACCAATATTGGCTACAACGATTTTATCATGCGGGATTTTGAATTCATCTCTAAATCGCCTATTTTCTTTATCAATTATATAATCTTCTATTACTAGTGCATTGTTAATTACTTTAATTATATTAGGGTCAATTCCGCCTTGAACCAGCTGTTTTTTCATAAGCTCTGATACAGTTATTATCTTATCGTGGTAGCGCAATAAATAGCGATCTATTTTTGTATAAATTTGACCTTTTAGATTATTAGAAATCCAACCATGACAGGTTGAAACAAGCGGCAACCCTAGACTCTTAGCGCATACAAGCCCATATATATTAGAACGAAAATCATGGGTATGAATAATATCTATGGATTTTTCCTCAACAGTTTGTTTTATCTTTTTTATAACACCCAAATCGAAAGATCTTTTTTCCTCAATCGTCACTATATCTAGTGATAACTGCTTAGCTTTTTTGATATAGGCATGATCATTATGGCTATCACCTGAGAAACCTCCTATAACTATTTTGCATTTTTCCTCATCCATCATATCAGCGCACTGTAGAATCGTCCTACCAGGGCCATCCACCCAAGGTGAATCACGTAAATCTAGTACCTGAATTACTTTTTGTTGCATTTTAATAATATAAATTACAGTTTTTATAAAATAGTATCTTTGCCACTGCTACAAAATTAATAACAATTATCTTGGCACTAAAATATTGCCTCATAATCTATGTTCACGCTTCGTTGGCCTCCATACTTCTTGCCGTTTACCGAACAAGTAAAGAACCCAAGCTTTAAGGATTGCCAGGTTAACCATTGTAAAAAAGAGAGGAATTTTACCAACAGATTTATTGTGTAAGATGCTATTTTCATGGATTGCGCCCACAGCCAATATATAAAATGCTATCTGGCATCCAAATATAATTCTATATAGATCGTAATCCAATAAATATATATTAATTAAAAACAGCATGATCAAAAAAAATGGAACTAACCATCTCATTATTTTATGCGATAACAAAAATATCGAAAACCATCCATATCTGATTGGGTTTAATAAGTTTAGTTTTGAAAATAACGCAGTCATTCCTCGTAATATTGTTCTTACTTTCCTATTATATTCATTGCTTGTACTTTTTGACGCACTCATTATTCCAATGGCTTTCGGTTCTGTAATTGCTCTGAACCCAGCTTCAACAGTATATAGAACAGAAAGAAAATCAGGCGCTAAACCCTCCTTGAAAGACTTTACCAGTGAAGTTCTCTGCGCATAAAAGGAACCGCTGGCCCCTACAATGGAATCAATTGCTGATTCTTTATTACGCAAAAACAACTCATACTTCCCATAAAGCCCCTCACCTCCTTGATTTGCAGGTATATGATCTTCTCCGGACACACAACCAATGTTATCTACCGTGAATGGCATGACAATATTCTTGATGGATTGTTTATCTAGCATAATAGATGCGTCAGTAAATATCACAATGGATGAACTCACCTCTTTCAATCCTTGATTTAACGCATTAGCCTTTCCTTTTTGTTGCTCGACCTCTACTACTTTGATATTTAATCTACTCTTGTAATTTTCAACTATTTCTATTGTATTATCTGTTGATCCGTCTGACACGATTACCACATTAAGTAACTCAGTCGGGTAGTTG comes from the Candidatus Thiodiazotropha sp. CDECU1 genome and includes:
- a CDS encoding polysaccharide deacetylase family protein translates to MVDPANFDMHLSIVTKLFTIEDTKGIADILNNNAKISEPKCIITFDDGWSDNYEYAFPLLQKYHCPALIFVPVNYISSTSTFWQERLGFLIWKSTEINTVDSRITLKKYGMDKLDEKNKQSSIMNYVRSLKSLSYREIDTIMSDFSQMISLDEVSSVDKHMSWEELVELNSNNIQIGSHACSHKILTQLDSKEIYEELKQSKTIIEDKLRIKVKDIAYPNGNYNKEIGEIAKKTGYELGFGTTFGHVDSSVDKYNLKRININDDIADSKPMFLATILGIF
- a CDS encoding class I SAM-dependent methyltransferase translates to MTTQNSNDAEKTLQQNSIHDEWVDNYRTPDNELFYNMAFDFIRDSFEQIDGDQVLDAGCGSCAKSKNLVDRGYQVVGTDLSESALDLARKGLAGSDYDDKIELRCENLTKLTIEDESFSKVLCWGVLMHIPDVDKAISELSRIVKRGGILAISEGNMHSLQTIAIRLLKKILGREKAVVNIVDAGIENWEETGDGRLMTRQANIDWYVKEFEKHGLELVSRRAGQFTELYWVVSSSVLKKVIHYFNKIWFKYIKIPGPAFGNILILRKK
- the asnB gene encoding asparagine synthase (glutamine-hydrolyzing) yields the protein MCGIAGVLYADSSKSVDKSKLQAMTDIFSYRGPDDSGQYVSGSLGIAHRRLSIIGLSTGHQPMTDSSNKYWIVFNGEIYNYLELKKDLVKKGYSFNTESDTEVIIYLYIEYGFDCLKYLNGMFAFAIYNEIDKSLFLARDRMGIKPIYYSHIESGFYFASEIKAILEYGDIRGELNTQSIYEYFMFRGVAGPNTMFSQIHSLLPGHYMVVKNNQVNIVKYWNLQAIKQDKSLDKVSAMEGIESLLKDAINIRLMSEVPLGTFCSGGIDSSLVTAIAAGIAGNNMNTFSVGFNEENYDESRYAKIVSDKYGTKHHELVLNSDDFAGLLNRSITLNDEPLHFSNSVHILALSELAKEHVTVVLTGEGADELFLGYPRYFIPELINKFRRLSWVMSPILRLLSKVISDHRFTKLSDYSSFDKELLLMLNSAVNKYDSVEKIALNDQSINLDYRKHVSSSMMNYEKTMDMVSIQDQLTYLVSILNRQDKMSMGASVEARVPFIDYRLVEFANSIPSSVKIEKTNTKMLIKNIAEKYLPKELIYRRKSGFGVPLSDWIRDGSGFGKMVKEVLYDTKNDENIDLAYVRNRYKDHMSGKSDMSEIIWTTVNYLLWRNIYSI
- a CDS encoding phenylacetate--CoA ligase family protein, which encodes MDTPFKNIYDLLPAPIQNLAVTTYSIILDKKRYGGEFKKVKSFLDKSQWYDENEIIDYQETMLRDLIKYSYEHVEYYSLLMKKLKLKPSDITTIDDLQKLPILTKENIKNNFNALLSDEYNMNTVDRGHTSGTTGSPLEICYSKNLINFNYAMLDRQYNWAGVNLGKFGDKVAVIRGNIIVPLSNQTPPFWRYNYFHNQLLLSSFHLKPEYINYYLDELRRFSPKTLDGYPSTVYILAKYLKSIGEQLKLESVLTSSETLYDFQRETIEQSFDCKVYDYYGSAERVLFTTECSHSGGHIGMEYGITEICDSDGNSLERGKTGTVVATSLHNLAMPLIRYKTNDMSAIKQEKCACGRAHYLLNEVTTKAEDTIVLKDGRLISPSVLTHPFKPLTSILESQIIQNDIDNITVKLRTDDNFTEHDKNELLHSLSERLGKDTKVSIEMVQELERTATGKFKWVISNVDMNI
- a CDS encoding glycosyltransferase family 4 protein; this translates as MKVLFLSQIIPYPPHGGVLQRGYNIIREIGKENEVYLLAFHHPDTIATESLLEESKQELEKICSQVHYFKLWPKQSKIHKFLAFLLGFFYPLPFSVLAHKSSAYKKTIREILEKNKIDIVHIDTVGLSQYRECIGDIPCIVTHHNIESSLMARRSKVESNWFARYYVAKQSKRLREYEATESEKYPVNVMMSKTDAEELNQMSPGVNTAIVPNGVDVNYFTKLGDKEEQAIIYTGGMNMFANKDAVMHLINDIWPMVKKKIPAINFYIIGQDPPKELLSIASQDSGIKVLGFVDDIRPYVAKSAIYVVPLRVGGGTRLKVLDALAQGKAIVSTSIGSEGIEVTDRLNVYLEDTDEGFANSIIELINDEERRDELGKQARLLAEQKYAWPSIAEGLIAAYKSVIH
- a CDS encoding glycosyltransferase family 4 protein — translated: MNNSKIKICILHSTLHIGGAEEVTANICKTIDKDLFDITVCYLKEMGLVGERIAKQGTDVIGVAKKSINKTDYLTSLRLRNLIKKEQFSIVHTHDIHSLIDASICRLTMPSLKLVHTFHFGNYPHREPKRAKLEKLFWRVPDKLVSVSEKQKSDLCKFYKIPENRVTTVWNGVDILTENKKLDAIEGYRQQGKVIIGSVNTLIEQKGMFDLIEVSKVLKDNLPDKFVFVVAGDGPLRSKLEAEIAKYNLEDYVHLLGWVDSASSVILPKIDIFFQPSLWEAMSMVLLEAMASSKAIVTTSVGETPKIINSPEYGVVVEPGNIQAMISSLTEMIEKKQLREQLGKNARLRYEEHFTAAKMSSRYADLYQKLINV
- a CDS encoding O-antigen ligase family protein, with translation MDYVRPDAYLPVLAAIKLNSVIPLAVTLGAIFYASANGNGKIFSHSNTKWFLFFLFLLFISLFISDVTEYAYKKFKLIFGFVLWYYIIVKLVTDINKIKGIFIVFVLSHILLVILNPNVVLEPATRSYIRNNAFLGDGNDFSLSVSLTIPMCLFLIQDAKKFISKSFYILALIILIGAIIGTQSRGASLALMATFAYLWWMGRQKLLGIMLIGGALVTVLAFAPPVYFERMNTIRNYESEGSAMGRIIAWRTAIRMAAAKPLTGVGPGHFAVKLGTDFRPPEYGSENLPWLTAHSSYFLILGELGLPGIIFFLAILIGNYRRNSKYMKTMREYADSGGDSGVESEYRKLFLMLNASLVAFSVGGAFLSVTYYPHIFVLVGLFVAAEFMYKLDLEEKNINKSLATDK
- a CDS encoding glycosyltransferase family 4 protein yields the protein MQQKVIQVLDLRDSPWVDGPGRTILQCADMMDEEKCKIVIGGFSGDSHNDHAYIKKAKQLSLDIVTIEEKRSFDLGVIKKIKQTVEEKSIDIIHTHDFRSNIYGLVCAKSLGLPLVSTCHGWISNNLKGQIYTKIDRYLLRYHDKIITVSELMKKQLVQGGIDPNIIKVINNALVIEDYIIDKENRRFRDEFKIPHDKIVVANIGRLSIEKGQENYLKAAKYICETNSDFVFLIIGIGPEYEKLVNMAKELQISDKVIFTGYREDMVNIYNGVDLVVQSSSTEGMPNVILESLLMEIPVIATDVGGTSQIVDHNLTGFLIEANNVESLKNAMTEYVKNKSHFNKMATLGRENIKLNYNQDNRVNKLYDVYHEIVH
- a CDS encoding glycosyltransferase family 2 protein; amino-acid sequence: MTILFWLMLFFILYAYFLYPLLLVFIGKNRQKLTYKTVGDEELPSVAILLPVHNEANVIQAKLENIELLNYPTELLNVVIVSDGSTDNTIEIVENYKSRLNIKVVEVEQQKGKANALNQGLKEVSSSIVIFTDASIMLDKQSIKNIVMPFTVDNIGCVSGEDHIPANQGGEGLYGKYELFLRNKESAIDSIVGASGSFYAQRTSLVKSFKEGLAPDFLSVLYTVEAGFRAITEPKAIGIMSASKSTSNEYNRKVRTILRGMTALFSKLNLLNPIRYGWFSIFLLSHKIMRWLVPFFLIMLFLINIYLLDYDLYRIIFGCQIAFYILAVGAIHENSILHNKSVGKIPLFFTMVNLAILKAWVLYLFGKRQEVWRPTKREHRL